The Anabaena sp. WA102 genome contains a region encoding:
- a CDS encoding AEC family transporter yields MINLLELYIKLVGLILVGFILGRKLPNNTSTYVGQFLYWVGVPISIIGFLIQTDLSGQIWIAPIIAHLAIFLGALLAWLRIKAQAYFTHSVPPTTTQGSLILAAMVGNTGYLGFPITLAMVGKEYFAWALFYDMLGSLFGAYGLGVFLAAKFGNNIQNQMQIAKVILINPALWSFGFGLLLHQVTLPSPVVFCLEKLAWGAVALSLMLIGMRLSQLKSWRKLPEAGSSVFIKMLLVPMIFGSMLSLFGVTGNAAQVIVLQMGMPPALATLVIAETFDLDRDLAVTALAVGMIVLLFTLPVWLWLF; encoded by the coding sequence TTGATAAATCTTTTAGAACTATATATCAAGTTAGTGGGATTAATCCTAGTGGGATTTATACTGGGACGTAAATTACCTAACAATACTTCTACTTACGTAGGTCAGTTTCTCTATTGGGTGGGAGTACCTATCAGTATTATTGGTTTTTTAATACAAACAGATTTATCAGGACAGATTTGGATTGCACCGATAATAGCTCACTTGGCAATCTTTTTGGGGGCATTGTTAGCTTGGTTAAGAATCAAAGCCCAAGCCTATTTTACTCATTCAGTTCCCCCCACTACAACTCAAGGTAGTTTGATTCTAGCAGCAATGGTAGGTAATACAGGTTATCTGGGTTTTCCCATTACTTTAGCAATGGTAGGTAAAGAATATTTTGCCTGGGCTTTATTTTACGATATGTTGGGTTCGCTGTTTGGAGCTTATGGTTTAGGTGTGTTTCTTGCTGCTAAGTTTGGTAATAATATCCAAAATCAGATGCAAATAGCGAAGGTAATTTTGATTAATCCGGCTTTATGGAGTTTTGGATTTGGCTTATTATTGCATCAAGTTACCCTTCCCTCCCCAGTGGTATTTTGTTTGGAGAAATTGGCTTGGGGTGCAGTTGCCTTATCTTTGATGTTAATTGGTATGAGACTTTCCCAACTAAAATCTTGGCGGAAATTACCAGAAGCAGGGAGTAGTGTCTTCATTAAAATGCTGTTAGTGCCGATGATTTTCGGCAGTATGCTGTCGCTGTTTGGGGTGACAGGTAATGCAGCACAGGTGATAGTTTTGCAAATGGGTATGCCTCCAGCTTTGGCTACATTGGTAATAGCAGAAACCTTTGATTTGGATAGAGATTTGGCTGTTACTGCGTTAGCTGTAGGGATGATAGTTTTGTTGTTTACTCTTCCTGTTTGGTTATGGTTGTTTTGA
- a CDS encoding phosphoribosyltransferase, which translates to MSDLYISWSDYHHKIEQLAVKIYQSGWEFNQIVCLARGGLRVGDILSRIYNQPLAILSTSSYNGAGTYKRSNLIISRQLTMTSENLGSRILLVDDLVDSGITIQQTVPWLQKHDDFPIQEIRTAVIWYKACSVVVPDYYVDYLADNPWIHQPFEHYESISPSELEKKMSQR; encoded by the coding sequence ATGTCAGACCTTTACATTTCTTGGTCAGATTATCACCACAAAATTGAACAACTGGCTGTAAAGATTTATCAATCAGGTTGGGAATTTAACCAAATCGTCTGTTTAGCCAGAGGGGGACTGCGAGTAGGAGATATTCTCTCCCGCATATACAATCAACCATTAGCAATTTTATCTACCTCATCTTATAATGGCGCGGGGACATATAAAAGAAGTAATTTAATTATTTCTCGTCAATTAACCATGACTAGCGAAAATTTAGGTTCACGGATTTTGCTAGTAGATGATTTAGTAGACTCTGGTATCACTATTCAACAAACAGTTCCCTGGCTACAGAAACATGATGATTTTCCCATTCAAGAAATTCGCACCGCTGTAATTTGGTATAAAGCTTGTTCGGTTGTTGTTCCTGACTACTACGTTGATTATCTGGCTGATAATCCTTGGATTCATCAACCTTTTGAACATTACGAATCTATTAGTCCTTCCGAACTGGAAAAAAAGATGAGTCAACGATAA
- a CDS encoding site-specific DNA-methyltransferase has protein sequence MTKKQRLELTWIGKEIRPKLEPRILLEDTEKSYHAAHRVSENDIFDNRLIFGDNLLALKALEQEFTGKVKCIFIDPPYNTGSAFEHYDDGREHSIWLSLMRDRLEIIRNLLSEDGSLWITIDDNEAHYLKVMCDEIFGRSNFIANVIWQKKYSPQNNAVWLSDSHDHILAFAKNKNIWRPYPLPRSQEMNDRYKNPDNDVRGYWKASDFTISLTGGQRGAQFAKTGFSANIYEITTPSGRKVMPANGRCWAASYEKFQELLTDNRIWFGEGGNNIPALKRFLSEVQEGSVAKTIWLRTEVSDNQDAKKEVMMFNSKEVFATPKPEKLIKRILELATKPNDFVIDSFAGSGTTGAVAHKMGRRWIMIELGEHCHTHIIPRLKKVIDGEDQGGISKAVNWKGGGGFRYYCLAPSLLEKDKWGNWIINKEYNPAMLAEALCKIEGFTYAPSDTFYWQHGYSTERDFIYVTTQNLSHEQLSQLADEVGQERTLLVLCSAFRGKVDTFPNLTIKKIPQQILSRCEWGHDDYSLKTENLPKTPPKIEQPSPQKPQQQHIQQSLF, from the coding sequence ATGACTAAAAAACAGAGACTAGAACTTACATGGATTGGTAAAGAAATTCGCCCCAAATTAGAACCGCGAATTTTATTAGAAGATACTGAAAAATCTTATCATGCTGCACATCGAGTCAGTGAAAATGATATTTTTGATAATCGTTTGATTTTTGGGGATAACTTATTAGCTCTTAAGGCTTTAGAACAGGAATTTACAGGAAAAGTTAAATGTATTTTTATTGATCCTCCCTATAATACAGGTTCGGCTTTTGAACATTATGATGATGGACGTGAGCATTCTATCTGGCTTTCTTTAATGAGAGATCGTTTAGAAATTATTCGTAATTTGTTATCAGAGGATGGTTCTTTGTGGATTACGATTGATGATAATGAAGCACATTATTTAAAAGTAATGTGTGATGAGATTTTTGGGCGTTCAAATTTTATCGCCAATGTAATTTGGCAGAAAAAATATTCACCACAGAATAACGCTGTATGGCTTTCAGATAGTCATGATCATATACTTGCCTTTGCAAAAAATAAAAATATCTGGCGACCGTATCCCCTTCCACGCAGTCAAGAAATGAATGACCGTTACAAGAATCCTGATAATGATGTACGTGGATATTGGAAAGCTAGTGATTTTACTATTAGTCTTACTGGTGGACAGCGTGGCGCTCAATTTGCTAAGACTGGATTTTCCGCTAATATATACGAAATTACAACACCTTCAGGGCGTAAAGTTATGCCTGCAAATGGAAGATGCTGGGCAGCTTCTTACGAAAAATTTCAAGAATTACTGACAGATAATCGTATTTGGTTTGGGGAAGGTGGAAATAATATCCCTGCTCTAAAGCGTTTTCTTTCAGAAGTACAAGAAGGAAGTGTTGCAAAAACAATTTGGCTTCGGACTGAGGTTAGTGATAATCAAGACGCAAAAAAAGAAGTAATGATGTTTAATTCTAAAGAAGTATTTGCGACTCCAAAACCTGAAAAGCTAATAAAGAGAATTTTAGAATTAGCTACAAAACCTAATGACTTTGTTATTGATTCCTTCGCAGGTTCAGGAACAACAGGCGCAGTTGCACACAAAATGGGAAGACGCTGGATCATGATAGAATTAGGAGAACATTGTCATACCCATATCATTCCCCGACTCAAAAAAGTAATTGATGGCGAAGATCAAGGTGGCATTAGCAAAGCAGTAAACTGGAAAGGTGGCGGCGGATTTCGTTATTATTGCCTTGCACCATCATTGTTAGAAAAAGACAAATGGGGTAACTGGATTATTAATAAAGAATATAACCCTGCTATGTTAGCAGAAGCACTCTGCAAAATTGAAGGCTTCACTTATGCACCATCAGATACATTTTATTGGCAACATGGTTATTCCACCGAACGAGATTTTATTTATGTCACTACCCAAAATCTCAGTCATGAACAATTATCTCAACTTGCTGATGAAGTAGGACAAGAACGCACATTATTAGTTTTATGTAGTGCTTTTCGTGGCAAAGTTGATACATTCCCAAATCTGACAATTAAAAAAATTCCTCAACAAATACTTTCACGCTGTGAATGGGGACACGACGATTACAGTTTAAAAACCGAAAATCTGCCTAAAACACCTCCAAAAATTGAACAACCATCACCACAAAAACCACAACAACAGCATATACAACAATCACTATTTTAA
- a CDS encoding DEAD/DEAH box helicase → MNNIVNNITNRLSLRPPQRQSLEILDRVCEILPLNGQSDIETSLAKINQQFPTVTDFEREFPSLCFALATGVGKTRLMGAFISYLHLAYDIKNFFVLAPNLTIYNKLITDFTPNNPKYVFTGISEFAINSPIIITGENYETNARTILDPQITCKINIFNISKINSEVRGGKTPKIKRLSEYIGESYFDYLSQLKDLVILMDESHRYRASAGIRAINELKPLMGLELTATPSIETSKKPVYFKNVIYEYSLGKAITDGFVKDPAVVTRKDFNPASLSPAAIEQIKLEDGIYLHENIKAELKIYALQTGKPIVKPFMLVIARDTTHATQLLELIKSDEFAAGFYKDKVIQVDSSKTGTQEDEMVERLLKVEHPDEPTEIVIHVNMLKEGWDVTNLYTIVPLRAANSEILIKQSIGRGLRLPYGKRTGVTIVDRLNIVAHDKFQEIVEEAKRPESEIRLQQIILTPEELEQKTKTVVSQSKLDKYLGITTEETINLLETEIENLQPFIVESPIEAKITFLTRQEIQKLENQPEKVPTASYLSTPKVQAIVREAVAREYQPEQLEIEGVTTPPNIADIVAKTTDLVIQRTIDIPKIIFVPQGEVKSGFRSFALDMTGLNYRVPSKKELYIQSLATDDSTSLEIKTDNSEEFQLENYIVKNLVNFDDICYDENADLLYDLASQVISHFLTYLSEEETQKVLSDNQIEIANFVHNQMIKHFWEDDKVEYKYEISKGFTSLKESAYTTNTKHYLDYRTSPPDKSNMSKYLFTGFSKCLYTEQKFESEAERVLSIILERDAIKWFKPARGQFQIYYKWDGNYLEYQPDFVAETAEIIYMLEPKNRDEIDNPQVVAKKDVAVKWCQNASDYMLQHNGKPWVYVLIPHDAIAQNMTLKGLGDAFGERSYRFQTK, encoded by the coding sequence ATGAATAACATCGTTAATAACATTACTAATCGTCTCAGTCTGCGCCCTCCGCAAAGACAATCATTAGAAATTTTAGATCGGGTTTGTGAAATTTTGCCGCTCAATGGACAATCAGATATAGAAACAAGTTTAGCGAAAATTAATCAACAATTCCCCACAGTTACAGATTTTGAAAGGGAATTTCCATCACTATGTTTTGCACTAGCTACAGGTGTTGGTAAAACTCGATTAATGGGGGCTTTTATTAGTTATTTACATCTAGCTTATGACATCAAAAATTTCTTTGTTTTAGCACCTAATTTAACAATTTATAATAAATTAATTACAGATTTTACACCTAATAATCCCAAATATGTATTTACAGGTATTTCTGAATTTGCAATCAATTCACCAATTATTATCACAGGTGAAAACTATGAAACCAATGCGAGAACAATTTTAGATCCACAAATTACCTGCAAAATCAATATTTTTAATATTTCAAAAATTAATTCTGAAGTACGCGGTGGCAAAACCCCTAAAATTAAACGACTATCTGAATATATTGGTGAAAGTTATTTTGATTATCTTTCCCAGTTAAAAGACCTAGTAATTTTAATGGACGAATCCCACCGATATCGAGCCTCAGCAGGTATTCGAGCAATTAATGAATTAAAACCGTTAATGGGTTTAGAACTCACAGCTACACCTTCTATAGAAACAAGTAAAAAACCAGTATATTTTAAAAATGTTATTTATGAATATTCTTTAGGAAAGGCAATTACAGATGGTTTTGTTAAAGATCCTGCTGTTGTTACTCGTAAAGATTTTAATCCTGCCAGTTTATCACCAGCAGCAATTGAACAAATCAAATTAGAAGATGGAATTTATTTACACGAAAATATTAAGGCTGAATTAAAAATTTATGCTCTCCAAACAGGAAAGCCAATTGTTAAGCCATTTATGCTGGTTATTGCCCGTGACACTACCCATGCTACACAACTTTTAGAATTGATTAAATCTGATGAATTTGCAGCAGGGTTTTACAAAGATAAAGTCATTCAAGTTGATTCTAGTAAAACAGGCACTCAAGAAGATGAAATGGTAGAAAGATTGCTAAAAGTAGAACATCCAGATGAACCAACAGAAATAGTTATTCATGTGAATATGTTAAAAGAAGGTTGGGATGTTACTAACCTTTATACAATTGTACCATTAAGAGCGGCAAATTCGGAGATTTTGATTAAACAATCAATTGGTAGGGGATTACGTTTACCTTATGGAAAGCGTACAGGTGTCACCATTGTAGATCGTTTAAATATTGTTGCCCATGACAAATTTCAAGAAATTGTGGAAGAAGCAAAACGCCCAGAATCAGAAATTAGATTACAACAAATTATTCTCACACCTGAAGAGTTAGAACAAAAAACTAAAACAGTAGTTTCACAGTCAAAACTAGATAAATATTTAGGAATCACGACTGAAGAAACTATCAACTTGCTCGAAACAGAGATCGAAAATCTTCAACCATTTATAGTTGAATCACCAATAGAAGCGAAAATAACATTTCTTACTCGTCAAGAAATTCAAAAATTAGAAAATCAGCCGGAAAAAGTACCAACTGCATCTTATCTTTCAACACCAAAAGTTCAAGCAATAGTGCGGGAAGCTGTAGCTAGAGAATATCAGCCAGAACAACTGGAAATTGAAGGGGTAACTACACCACCAAATATTGCAGATATTGTGGCTAAAACCACTGATTTAGTTATTCAACGAACCATTGATATTCCCAAAATTATTTTTGTTCCTCAAGGGGAAGTAAAATCAGGTTTTAGGTCTTTTGCTTTAGATATGACAGGTTTGAATTATCGTGTTCCATCCAAAAAAGAATTATATATCCAATCTTTAGCAACGGATGATTCTACATCTTTAGAAATCAAAACAGACAATTCTGAAGAATTTCAGTTAGAAAACTATATTGTCAAAAATTTAGTCAATTTTGATGATATTTGTTATGATGAAAATGCTGATTTACTTTATGATTTAGCAAGTCAGGTTATTAGTCATTTTCTCACTTACTTATCAGAAGAAGAGACACAGAAAGTTTTATCTGATAACCAAATCGAAATTGCTAACTTTGTCCATAACCAGATGATAAAACATTTCTGGGAAGATGATAAGGTTGAGTACAAATACGAAATTAGCAAAGGTTTTACATCCTTAAAAGAGAGTGCATATACCACAAATACGAAGCATTACTTAGATTATAGAACCTCGCCTCCAGATAAAAGCAATATGTCCAAATATCTGTTTACAGGGTTTTCTAAATGCCTCTATACAGAACAAAAATTTGAATCAGAAGCAGAAAGAGTATTATCTATAATTTTGGAACGAGATGCAATAAAATGGTTTAAACCAGCAAGAGGACAATTTCAGATTTATTACAAATGGGATGGAAATTATTTAGAATATCAACCCGATTTTGTAGCAGAAACAGCAGAAATTATCTATATGCTTGAACCCAAAAATCGAGATGAAATAGATAATCCTCAAGTGGTTGCTAAGAAAGATGTAGCTGTTAAATGGTGTCAAAATGCGTCTGACTATATGCTACAACACAATGGTAAGCCTTGGGTTTATGTGTTGATACCCCATGATGCGATCGCCCAAAATATGACACTCAAAGGATTAGGCGATGCCTTCGGCGAGCGCAGCTATCGCTTTCAAACAAAATGA
- the argS gene encoding arginine--tRNA ligase, producing the protein MNATQEQLKLKLTQALVAAFGTDYTNTDPILVSASNPKFGDYQANVALSLSKKLGKQPRIIAGEIVSKLDVSDICEPPEIAGPGFINLKLQTSYLEAQLNAIQVDARLGIPKATNPQKQIVDFSSPNIAKEMHVGHLRSTIIGDSIARILEFCGHDVLRLNHVGDWGTQFGMLITYLREVYPQALTTANALDIGDLVNFYRKAKQRFDEDPVFQETSRQEVVRLQAGAEDTLHAWKLLCEQSRQEFKIIYDLLNIKLIERGESFYNPLLPKVVEDLAATGLLESSQGAKCVFLDGFTNREGNPLPLIVQKTDGGYNYATTDLAALGYRIQEDKAKRIVYVTDEGQSNHFAQFFQVARKANWIPDDVELVHVPFGLVLGEDGKKFKTRSGDTVRLRDLLDEAINRARADIEKRLQEDERTETEAFIQNVAEVVGISAVKYADLSQNRTSSYVFSYDKMLSLKGNTAPYLLYAYVRIQGISRQGNIDFTNLGINRQILLREDAELTLAKHLLQLDEVIKEVEQDLLPNRLCDYLYQLSDKFNKFYENCPVLKSEEPARTSRLMLCDLTAKTLKLGLSLLGIKVLERM; encoded by the coding sequence ATGAACGCTACACAAGAACAACTAAAACTCAAATTAACACAGGCTTTAGTGGCTGCTTTTGGTACAGATTATACCAATACAGATCCAATTTTGGTTTCTGCAAGTAATCCTAAATTTGGTGACTATCAGGCTAATGTGGCTTTGTCTTTAAGTAAAAAGTTAGGAAAGCAACCGAGAATTATCGCTGGGGAAATTGTCAGTAAACTAGATGTATCTGATATTTGTGAACCTCCAGAAATTGCAGGTCCTGGTTTTATCAACCTCAAATTACAAACATCTTACTTGGAAGCACAACTTAACGCGATTCAAGTAGATGCTAGATTGGGAATACCTAAAGCAACAAATCCCCAAAAGCAAATTGTTGATTTTTCTAGTCCAAATATTGCCAAAGAAATGCACGTCGGACATTTACGTTCGACTATTATTGGTGATTCTATTGCCCGGATTTTAGAATTTTGTGGTCATGATGTTTTGCGATTAAATCATGTTGGTGATTGGGGTACGCAATTTGGGATGTTAATTACCTATTTGCGGGAAGTTTATCCACAAGCACTTACTACTGCAAACGCTTTAGATATTGGAGATTTAGTTAATTTTTATCGCAAAGCTAAACAGCGATTTGATGAAGATCCAGTTTTTCAAGAAACTTCCCGTCAAGAAGTTGTGAGATTACAAGCTGGTGCGGAAGATACACTTCATGCGTGGAAATTGTTATGTGAACAATCTCGACAAGAATTTAAAATCATTTATGATTTACTGAATATCAAATTAATAGAAAGAGGTGAATCTTTTTATAATCCCTTATTACCAAAGGTTGTGGAAGATTTAGCAGCAACGGGATTATTAGAATCAAGTCAAGGGGCAAAATGTGTTTTCTTAGATGGTTTTACTAATAGAGAAGGTAATCCTTTACCCTTAATTGTCCAAAAAACTGACGGTGGTTATAACTACGCAACTACAGATTTAGCAGCTTTAGGTTATCGGATTCAAGAAGATAAAGCCAAGCGGATTGTTTATGTGACAGACGAAGGACAATCTAACCATTTTGCCCAATTTTTCCAAGTCGCAAGAAAAGCAAATTGGATTCCTGATGATGTGGAATTAGTTCATGTTCCTTTTGGTTTAGTATTAGGTGAAGATGGCAAAAAATTCAAAACTCGTTCTGGGGATACTGTGCGCTTACGGGATTTGTTAGATGAAGCTATTAACCGCGCCCGTGCAGACATAGAAAAGAGATTACAAGAAGATGAACGGACAGAAACAGAAGCGTTTATTCAAAATGTCGCTGAAGTAGTGGGGATTAGTGCGGTTAAATATGCTGATTTAAGCCAAAATCGCACCAGTAGTTATGTCTTTAGTTATGACAAAATGTTATCTCTCAAAGGCAATACAGCCCCTTATCTTCTCTATGCTTATGTGAGAATTCAAGGTATTAGTCGTCAAGGGAATATTGATTTTACCAACTTGGGAATAAATCGCCAAATCTTGCTAAGAGAAGATGCAGAATTAACTTTAGCTAAACATCTGCTGCAACTTGATGAGGTAATTAAGGAAGTAGAACAAGATTTATTACCAAATCGTTTGTGTGATTATTTGTATCAACTCAGCGATAAGTTTAATAAGTTCTATGAAAATTGTCCTGTTCTCAAATCTGAAGAACCTGCTAGAACTTCGCGGTTAATGTTATGTGATTTAACTGCAAAAACGCTGAAGTTGGGATTATCTTTGTTGGGAATTAAGGTTTTAGAAAGGATGTAG
- a CDS encoding AIPR family protein translates to MPKPNTTAQKTQIIEILTRDYFPMIPQLQINYKPEQHYKNRLSRSLAAFAIANLADLTPPQAAHSIINGGDDNGIDAIYFDRVNNRLWLVQAKAGNAPDMGDNKKFCDGIRDLVHKRFQKFNYSFSRLQQDIEDALDKNGVIIVGCNIYLESSLGSHVVNDLNQLKNELNKFDSRFQWQDLNIKNIHGWLTAKQENAPIEVKLTLEKWHCLEQPRKAFYGLVNAAELANLYNQHNKLLFENNIRYYLGTEDVNLAIAETVEEQPSELFYLNNGLTITCAKVSLPSGHNQDSTQFTLEGFSIVNGAQTVGSIASVFNANGSISTNAKLLVTIIELGTQSDTIGIEITKARNTQNTVRDIYFAALDPNQERLRQECMVSNIVYQYRPSADNQGAITIEQAAIALACFSSNPEIIVAAKKDISQLYKRYYSKLFSNELSGITLCRYVRIFEYLDQIFEDSRKAETETRRKNFYQHGRLFILDILSRRYKSLINKPEVNLSQDDLTEFSRIGIEIAELIYTLAESQFASDEKGYLAIFRSLTDVKYLTSAVMQELANRDA, encoded by the coding sequence ATGCCTAAGCCGAATACCACAGCCCAAAAGACTCAAATCATTGAAATTTTGACACGGGATTATTTTCCGATGATCCCTCAACTTCAGATAAATTACAAACCAGAACAACATTATAAAAATCGTTTAAGTCGTTCTTTGGCTGCATTTGCGATCGCTAATCTTGCTGATCTTACTCCCCCTCAAGCTGCTCATTCGATTATCAATGGAGGAGATGATAATGGTATTGACGCAATTTATTTTGATCGGGTTAATAATCGGCTTTGGTTAGTACAGGCTAAAGCGGGAAATGCGCCCGACATGGGTGATAATAAAAAATTTTGTGATGGAATTAGGGATCTTGTCCATAAACGGTTTCAAAAATTTAATTATAGTTTTTCCCGGTTGCAGCAAGATATTGAAGATGCTTTAGACAAAAATGGCGTAATTATAGTTGGCTGTAATATATATTTAGAAAGCAGCTTGGGTTCTCATGTAGTTAATGATCTGAATCAATTAAAAAATGAACTAAATAAGTTTGATTCGCGTTTTCAATGGCAAGATTTAAATATTAAAAATATTCATGGATGGTTGACAGCGAAACAAGAAAATGCACCTATTGAGGTTAAATTAACCTTAGAAAAATGGCATTGTTTAGAACAGCCCAGAAAAGCTTTTTATGGATTAGTGAATGCTGCTGAACTAGCTAATTTATATAACCAGCATAATAAATTATTATTTGAGAATAATATCCGTTATTATCTGGGTACAGAAGATGTTAACTTAGCAATTGCTGAAACTGTAGAAGAACAACCATCAGAACTTTTTTATCTCAATAATGGATTAACCATTACTTGTGCAAAGGTTAGTTTACCATCTGGACACAATCAGGACTCAACTCAATTTACTTTAGAGGGGTTTTCGATAGTCAATGGAGCGCAAACAGTGGGATCTATTGCATCTGTATTTAATGCTAATGGTTCTATTTCTACCAATGCAAAATTATTAGTTACCATCATTGAATTAGGGACACAATCAGATACTATAGGTATAGAAATTACCAAAGCGAGAAATACACAAAATACAGTCCGTGATATTTATTTTGCAGCATTAGATCCCAATCAGGAACGGTTGCGGCAAGAATGTATGGTATCAAATATTGTCTATCAATATCGTCCATCAGCAGATAATCAGGGTGCTATCACCATTGAACAAGCTGCAATAGCCCTGGCTTGTTTTAGCAGTAATCCTGAAATAATTGTGGCCGCAAAGAAAGATATTAGTCAGCTTTATAAGCGTTATTATTCAAAACTTTTTAGTAATGAGCTTTCAGGAATTACACTTTGTCGCTATGTGCGTATATTTGAATATCTTGATCAGATTTTTGAAGATTCTCGAAAAGCAGAAACAGAAACTCGGCGTAAAAATTTCTATCAACATGGTAGATTGTTTATATTAGATATTTTATCAAGACGCTATAAATCTCTAATCAATAAACCAGAAGTTAATTTATCTCAAGATGACTTGACTGAGTTTTCCAGAATTGGTATAGAAATTGCTGAGTTAATTTATACTCTTGCTGAATCCCAGTTTGCTAGTGATGAAAAAGGCTATCTTGCTATTTTTAGAAGTTTAACTGATGTTAAGTATTTAACCAGTGCGGTGATGCAAGAATTGGCTAACAGGGATGCTTAG
- a CDS encoding MFS transporter, translating to MVKDNSDNNDFHKSLSSEKLDFKTKLAYGAGDLGPAITANIAVFYMMVFFTNVAGIPAGLAGSILMIGKIWDGINDPMVGMLTDKTQSRRWGRRLPWLLYGAIPFGFFFFLQWIVPQFTADKSVNIWCLFWYYVVIGIVSQAFFTVVNLPYTAMTPELTQDYDERTSLNSFRFTFSIGGSILSLILSKIIFSQIGDRQQQYLVLAAVCTVISVLSLYWCVYGVRDRILAFEAKRISLPQEAEIPFLEQLKIVFSNKPFLFVIAIYLFSWLGVQITASIIPYFVVNCMKLKEGDVPTVMIAVQGTALFMLFIWSYLSKKIGKKIVYFLGMSSWIIAAAGLFFLQPNQIGLMYVMAIMAGVGVSTAYLIPWSMIPDVIELDELQTGQRREGIFYGFMVLLQKFGLAFGLFLVGNTLQAYGFKEAVAGQSSLPIQPESALLAIRIAVGPIPTVCLIAGLVLVYFYPITREMHAEIMLKLQAQREDINTQKP from the coding sequence ATGGTTAAAGATAATTCTGATAATAACGATTTTCACAAATCTCTGTCCAGTGAAAAATTAGATTTTAAAACTAAATTAGCTTATGGTGCAGGAGATTTGGGTCCTGCGATTACTGCAAATATTGCTGTATTTTACATGATGGTTTTCTTTACCAATGTGGCAGGAATTCCGGCAGGTTTGGCAGGTAGTATTTTGATGATTGGCAAAATTTGGGATGGTATCAATGATCCTATGGTGGGAATGCTGACTGATAAAACCCAATCCCGCCGCTGGGGTCGTCGTTTACCTTGGCTTTTATATGGGGCAATTCCTTTTGGTTTTTTCTTTTTCTTGCAGTGGATTGTCCCCCAATTTACTGCCGATAAAAGTGTTAATATTTGGTGTTTATTTTGGTATTATGTAGTAATTGGCATTGTCTCTCAGGCATTTTTTACTGTTGTGAATTTGCCCTATACAGCCATGACTCCTGAATTAACTCAGGATTACGATGAACGGACTAGTTTAAATAGTTTTCGGTTTACGTTTTCCATTGGTGGCAGTATTTTATCGTTGATTTTATCAAAAATTATTTTCTCACAAATTGGCGATCGCCAACAACAATATTTAGTTTTAGCGGCTGTGTGTACCGTGATTTCGGTTTTATCCTTGTATTGGTGCGTTTATGGGGTGCGCGATCGCATTTTGGCTTTTGAAGCGAAACGGATTTCTTTGCCACAAGAAGCCGAAATTCCCTTTCTGGAACAGCTAAAAATTGTCTTTAGTAATAAACCTTTTCTGTTTGTTATTGCTATTTATCTTTTTTCTTGGTTAGGTGTGCAAATCACAGCCAGCATTATTCCTTATTTTGTCGTTAACTGCATGAAACTGAAAGAGGGAGATGTTCCCACAGTCATGATTGCAGTTCAGGGAACGGCTTTGTTTATGTTATTTATTTGGAGTTATTTAAGTAAAAAGATTGGCAAAAAAATCGTTTATTTCTTAGGAATGAGTTCCTGGATTATTGCTGCTGCTGGATTATTTTTCCTACAGCCAAATCAAATTGGTTTGATGTATGTTATGGCTATAATGGCAGGTGTGGGAGTTTCCACAGCTTATCTAATTCCTTGGTCTATGATACCTGATGTAATTGAATTAGATGAATTGCAAACTGGACAACGACGGGAAGGTATTTTCTATGGTTTCATGGTTTTATTACAAAAATTTGGTTTAGCTTTTGGGCTATTTTTAGTCGGTAATACTTTACAAGCCTATGGTTTTAAAGAAGCTGTGGCTGGACAAAGTTCTTTACCCATACAACCGGAATCAGCACTTTTAGCCATTCGTATCGCTGTTGGACCCATACCAACTGTTTGTTTAATTGCAGGTTTGGTTTTAGTCTACTTCTATCCCATTACCCGCGAAATGCACGCAGAAATCATGCTAAAACTGCAAGCACAACGAGAGGACATAAATACTCAAAAGCCATAA